A genomic segment from Spinacia oleracea cultivar Varoflay chromosome 3, BTI_SOV_V1, whole genome shotgun sequence encodes:
- the LOC110779177 gene encoding tRNA-uridine aminocarboxypropyltransferase A isoform X2 — MEGEPGEEEHLLLFPATPAAAEIRRKICSGGCDRPVKVCLCEKIPREPIPTTTQIVILQHPHEQRQKLATVPVLKKCLENCEIIVGRRLRRGHSPILDSLYQESKDSADSTPVCRAVFLFPGTELMPSIEINEWRSSSKRACIDGSVLIVFDGTWKHAKEMMFASLPFISKFATRVCFGCEYEVDGGSIYDSDLILKKEPFKGCMSTMEAVARALGVLETSGVEIEAKLVEVLKSMVSLQACYLKPMKPRKKLLGKGMVQKTNIEAAD, encoded by the exons ATGGAAGGAGAACCAGGTGAAGAAGAACACCTACTCCTATTCCCAGCAACACCCGCCGCCGCCGAAATCCGCCGGAAAATATGCTCTGGCGGATGCGACCGTCCGGTGAAGGTGTGTTTGTGCGAGAAAATACCGCGGGAACCAATTCCAACCACCACCCAAATAGTAATCTTACAACATCCTCACGAGCAACGCCAAAAGCTAGCAACAGTTCCAGTCCTCAAAAAATGCCTCGAAAATTGCGAAATCATTGTTGGTCGGAGACTTCGCAGAGGTCATTCTCCGATCCTCGATTCACTCTACCAGGAATCTAAAGATTCAGCAGATTCCACCCCAGTTTGTCGCGCTGTTTTTCTGTTTCCAG GCACAGAATTGATGCCTTCAATAGAAATAAATGAGTGGAGATCATCATCGAAAAGAGCGTGCATAGATGGGTCTGTTCTGATTGTATTTGACGGTACTTGGAAACATGCTAAGGAAATGATGTTTGCAAGTCTTCCATTTATATCGAAGTTTGCAACTCGTGTATGTTTTGGTTGTGAGTATGAGGTTGATGGTGGGAGCATATATGATTCAGATCTCATTCTGAAGAAGGAGCCTTTTAAAGGGTGCATGAGTACCATGGAAGCTGTTGCTCGAGCTTTGGGAGTTCTTGAGACATCTGGGGTAGAAATTGAAGCAAAGCTGGTTGAGGTTTTGAAATCAATGGTTAGTCTACAGGCCTGCTACTTAAAGCCTATGAAACCGAGGAAAAAGTTGTTAGGGAAGGGTATGGTGCAGAAGACCAATATAGAAGCAGCAG ATTGA
- the LOC110779177 gene encoding tRNA-uridine aminocarboxypropyltransferase A isoform X1, which yields MEGEPGEEEHLLLFPATPAAAEIRRKICSGGCDRPVKVCLCEKIPREPIPTTTQIVILQHPHEQRQKLATVPVLKKCLENCEIIVGRRLRRGHSPILDSLYQESKDSADSTPVCRAVFLFPGTELMPSIEINEWRSSSKRACIDGSVLIVFDGTWKHAKEMMFASLPFISKFATRVCFGCEYEVDGGSIYDSDLILKKEPFKGCMSTMEAVARALGVLETSGVEIEAKLVEVLKSMVSLQACYLKPMKPRKKLLGKGMVQKTNIEAAGKRYCYS from the exons ATGGAAGGAGAACCAGGTGAAGAAGAACACCTACTCCTATTCCCAGCAACACCCGCCGCCGCCGAAATCCGCCGGAAAATATGCTCTGGCGGATGCGACCGTCCGGTGAAGGTGTGTTTGTGCGAGAAAATACCGCGGGAACCAATTCCAACCACCACCCAAATAGTAATCTTACAACATCCTCACGAGCAACGCCAAAAGCTAGCAACAGTTCCAGTCCTCAAAAAATGCCTCGAAAATTGCGAAATCATTGTTGGTCGGAGACTTCGCAGAGGTCATTCTCCGATCCTCGATTCACTCTACCAGGAATCTAAAGATTCAGCAGATTCCACCCCAGTTTGTCGCGCTGTTTTTCTGTTTCCAG GCACAGAATTGATGCCTTCAATAGAAATAAATGAGTGGAGATCATCATCGAAAAGAGCGTGCATAGATGGGTCTGTTCTGATTGTATTTGACGGTACTTGGAAACATGCTAAGGAAATGATGTTTGCAAGTCTTCCATTTATATCGAAGTTTGCAACTCGTGTATGTTTTGGTTGTGAGTATGAGGTTGATGGTGGGAGCATATATGATTCAGATCTCATTCTGAAGAAGGAGCCTTTTAAAGGGTGCATGAGTACCATGGAAGCTGTTGCTCGAGCTTTGGGAGTTCTTGAGACATCTGGGGTAGAAATTGAAGCAAAGCTGGTTGAGGTTTTGAAATCAATGGTTAGTCTACAGGCCTGCTACTTAAAGCCTATGAAACCGAGGAAAAAGTTGTTAGGGAAGGGTATGGTGCAGAAGACCAATATAGAAGCAGCAG GAAAGCGATACTGTTACTCATGA
- the LOC110779167 gene encoding cytoplasmic tRNA 2-thiolation protein 2, translated as MSCGKASCQSGGCSNYDDEQPLSPTRPPVTITPNGSVNISGDRRQLPSNPNICIKCKLNDAIGGRFGGGDDGRFCKDCFRGSLFGKFRFSVTSTGMISPSEKVLVAFSAGPCSRVALQFVHEMQDKAHKNFEASRDKSLPVFGVGVVFVDESAARCVPSAESDEAIQHIKNVLSDLAAPEKLLHIAPLESIYALNPADGREKLRRLLDAIGDNTGKEDFLMHLRMLCLQKVAVENGYTQLVLGTCTSTIARHVLTATVKGQGYSLPADIQYVDARWPVPVLLPLRDCLAREVSLLCELDGLKTLAMVNGPQSGINALVSSFVSLLQEENPSRECTIVRTAGKLTPFSFNRLPDVDDPKARLASQRRQKRFNIKSDEHTPPESFCSLCNSPLHASDSSSLGSFSDEQQSAESFGAACCSSCRFQILPDDSLSMDQFYGLLPQPIMSRAAICNSFINQRLLREKIQDFLLSDSEDGG; from the exons ATGTCCTGCGGTAAGGCATCCTGCCAGTCAGGAGGCTGCAGTAACTACGACGACGAACAACCTCTCTCTCCCACTAGACCACCAGTCACAATCACCCCCAATGGCTCCGTCAATATCAGCGGCGACCGCCGCCAACTCCCTTCAAACCCTAACATATGCATCAAGTGCAAACTCAACGACGCCATTGGCGGACGGTTCGGCGGCGGAGATGACGGCCGATTTTGCAAAGACTGCTTCCGTGGTTCTCTATTCGGAAAGTTCAGATTTTCCGTCACTTCTACCGGCATGATTTCTCCTTCTGAAAAAGTCCTCGTCGCTTTTTCCGCCGGCCCTTGTTCTAG GGTGGCTTTACAATTCGTCCATGAGATGCAAGATAAAGCTCATAAGAACTTTGAAGCGAGTAGGGATAAATCTCTTCCTGTGTTTGGGGTCGGGGTTGTTTTTGTTGATGAAAGTGCAGCTCGTTGTGTTCCAAGTGCTGAATCTGATGAAGCAATTCAACACATTAAGAATGTTCTCAGTGATCTTGCTGCGCCGGAGAAATTGTTGCACATTGCTCCTCTTGAAAGCATATATGCCTTGAATCCTGCTGATGGTAGAGAGAAGCTGAGAAGGCTGTTAGATGCTATAGGTGACAATACCGGTAAAGAAGATTTTTTGATGCATCTGCGTATGTTATGTCTACAAAAG GTTGCTGTGGAAAATGGGTACACCCAGTTGGTACTTGGGACGTGCACATCGACTATCGCTCGTCATGTACTTACAGCAACTGTAAAG GGCCAGGGCTACTCCTTACCAGCAGATATACAGTATGTTGACGCAAGATGGCCGGTGCCTGTGTTGCTTCCACTTCGTGATTGTCTTGCACGAGAAGTCAGCTTGCTTTGTGAGCTTGATGG ATTGAAGACACTAGCGATGGTTAATGGTCCTCAGTCTGGGATCAATGCATTGGTTTCATCATTTGTCTCACTTTTGCAG GAAGAAAATCCTTCTCGGGAATGCACGATTGTTAGGACTGCCGGAAAGCTTACACCATTCAGTTTTAATAGACTACCAGATGTTGATGACCCTAAGGCACGTCTTGCATCCCAAAGGCGTCAAAAGAGGTTTAATATCAAGTCAGATGAGCATACTCCACCAGAATCATTCTGTTCTCTGTGCAACAGCCCACTCCACGCGTCTGACTCCTCAAGTTTAGGCAGTTTTTCTGATGAGCAGCAGAGTGCCGAGTCCTTTGGAGCGGCTTGCTGCTCGAGTTGCAGATTCCAAATTCTTCCTGATGATTCATTGTCTATGGACCAGTTCTATGGACTCTTACCCCAACCAATAATGTCCAGAGCCGCAATCTGCAACAGCTTCATTAACCAAAGATTGTTGAG GGAAAAAATACAAGATTTCCTACTTTCAGACAGTGAAGATGGAGGCTGA